One Thauera sp. K11 DNA window includes the following coding sequences:
- a CDS encoding ProQ/FINO family protein, whose product MNTETTTDQAAEAAPQAKRLEPRAILQRLEASSPTFRDCRPLALRIDKSIAERFPEFDRKSLRNALHMFTASTRYLKSVERSKERFDLDGNVAGEVTDEQRAHAAATLKERFASVARKQREKREAEEAERRHTEKLKQLVDKFGRHG is encoded by the coding sequence ATGAATACCGAAACCACAACCGACCAGGCGGCCGAGGCCGCTCCGCAAGCCAAGCGCCTCGAGCCGCGCGCCATCCTGCAGCGCCTGGAGGCGTCGTCGCCGACTTTTCGTGACTGCAGGCCGCTCGCGCTGCGCATCGACAAGAGCATCGCCGAGCGCTTTCCGGAGTTCGACCGCAAGAGCCTGCGCAATGCGCTGCACATGTTCACGGCTTCGACGCGCTATCTGAAATCGGTGGAGCGTTCGAAGGAGCGATTCGATCTCGACGGCAACGTGGCGGGCGAAGTGACCGACGAACAGCGCGCCCATGCCGCAGCCACGCTGAAGGAGCGGTTTGCGTCCGTCGCCCGCAAACAGCGCGAGAAACGAGAAGCCGAGGAGGCCGAGCGCCGCCACACCGAAAAGCTCAAGCAACTGGTGGACAAGTTCGGCCGCCACGGCTGA